A genomic segment from Dasypus novemcinctus isolate mDasNov1 chromosome X, mDasNov1.1.hap2, whole genome shotgun sequence encodes:
- the LOC131277201 gene encoding large ribosomal subunit protein eL21, whose protein sequence is MTNTKGKRRGTRYMFSRPFRKHGVVPLATYMRIYKKGDIVDIKGMGTVQKGMPHKCYHGKTGRVYNVTQHAVGIVVNKQVKGKILAKRINVRIEHIKHSKSRDSFLKRVKENDQKKKEAKEKGTWVQLKRQPAPPREAHFVRTNGKEPELLEPIPYEFMA, encoded by the coding sequence atgacaaacacaaagggaaagaggagagggacCCGCTATATGTTTTCTAGGCCTTTTAGAAAACATGGAGTTGTTCCTTTGGCCACATATATGCGAATCTACAAGAAAGGTGATATCGTAGACATAAAGGGAATGGGCACTGTTCAAAAAGGAATGCCCCACAAATGTTACCATGGCAAAACGGGAAGAGTCTACAATGTTACCCAGCATGCTGTTGGTATAGTGGTAAACAAACAGGTTAAGGGCAAGATTCTTGCCAAGAGAATTAATGTACGCATTGAGCATATTAAGCACTCTAAGAGCCGAGATAGCTTCCTAAAACGTGTGAAGGAAAATgatcaaaaaaagaaggaagctaaAGAGAAAGGTACCTGGGTCCAACTGAAACGCCAGCCTGCTCCACCCAGGGAAGCACACTTTGTGAGAACTAATGGAAAAGAGCCTGAGCTACTGGAACCTATTCCCTATGAATTCATGGCATAa